The window TCGATCGCGACGGTGCTTCCTTCAAGCGAGCAGTTCAAGAGGCGGCGGCCAGGCTCAAAACCTGGCCTTTGCTCTGCCAGATTCCCTGGTGGCAAAAAGACGAATTCGTTGGTGTTATCGATGTCATTCATGAAGTTGGCCTCAGATTCTCCAAGAATTCCGGTGCCATGACGGTGGTACCGAAGGAGACCCTCGCCACACACAACCCTGCCCTCAAGaatgagatggagaaggcccGTCTCCAGTTGATTGACAAGCTCTCGGACCAGGATGAAGGCATTATGGAAGAGTATCTCGAACGTGACATCAATGTGTCTTCCGGAACGATCAAAAAGGCTATCCGCCGGCTAATCATCGATGGAGAGGCCAAGTTCACCCCAGTGTTTGCTGGCTCAAGCCTGACCAACATCGGCGTTCAACCTCTACTTGAAGCTGTGGTTGACTACCTCCCGAACCCTTCTGAGCGGCCAGAGTTGCGTCTCATTACAGGTTCCAAGACCGTCACGTTCTCTGAATTCATGGAGACGGCCCCGAAGAAGAAAGGCGCCCCGCACCAAAAGCCAGAGCCAGTATTGTCGGTATCTCACGTCttcaaggtggtggatagCGGGGCACGAGgcttgatgagctgggtACGCACATATCATGGCAGTCTCAGCAGAAGCAGCCACATGTGGAATAGCAACATGAACGTCTTTGAGAAGCCGCAAAACATCATGCATGTTTCTGCCAAGGATTACCACGACATCCCAACCCTTCCAACCGGGCACATCGGGGCCATGACTGGCCTCAAACAAGCACGCACTGGAGACACGTTGTTGACATTCCCGGGCCACCAAGCACAGGCTCCCGAGGCGTACAGGAGCGTTCGCATCAAGGCCCCGGAGACCCCTCCAGCGGTCGCCTTTATCTCGATCGAACCATATACCAAGACAGCTGGCGACAAGATCGTGGATGCCCTCCAACGTCTCTCCAGAGAGGACCCAAGTATTAGATGGCACAAGGACGAGAGATCGGAGCAGCTCATTCTTTCTGGCATGGGGCTTCTCCACCTCGAGATCGCCCAAGACCGCCTTTTAACGCATTACAAGATCGAAAAGGAGACGGCCATCTGGGGTGATATTGAGGTTGAGTACTCGGAATGCCTCTTTGCCCCCACTCGCCCCCACCATCATGAGTACGACCGTGCTCTccgtggtgttgctggcagAGCTGCTTGTACAGTCCTTCTCGAGCCCCTCGAGGCGTGCCACCACGACACTCTGCTTGAGTCCAGTATCGAGCGCGACGGCAATGTTATTCACGTCTCGATTCCTCTGCCCGAAGACACGGATGAGCTTCCATTTGACACCGAGACAGTCCGTCAGCAGCTATTCAACGGCGCCATCGCCGGCCTCTCCCGCGGTCCCCGCCGCAGCGCCCCTGTTAGAAAGTGTCATGTTCACATTACCTTTGACCCAGAGAAGGACTGGAGTAAGAACTCTACGGGTGGGcacatcaccaacgccgCGCTTTTTGCTGTGCGCGCCGCGCTGAAGGAAGCTCATGAGAACGCTCAAGTCGGTATACTGGAGCCTTTTACAAACTTTACCATTCACTGCCCCGAAGAAGCATCGCATGCCATTCAGCACGATATTAGCTCTGCGCGCGGCGGtcaggtgatggaggtgcGCAAGCCCGAAGAGGATGACTACTCTGGTAGCGTGGACGGCCAGGGCGGGGAAAGGATTGACCTGACCAGGGTCTATGTTCCTCCTGATCCGTATGAGGGTGTGCAGAGTCTGAGGGACGAGGGTAAGAAGATGAGCGGCAGTGTGAGGATGTTGCATATCATGGGCAAGGCTCCCctgaaggagatgatgaagtACGATGGGCATCTGAGGAGCATGACGGGCGGCAGGCATACCCTTACCCTGGATCCGGGTGAGTTTGAGCTTGTGACTGGCCCAAGGGAAAAGGCTCTTGCTTTGGAAGGTTGAGCCTGGAAGCTGGGTGAAAAAATATCCGTGTCGTATTTGGCTTGCTTGGTTACCATGTTGTAAAGGATGCTGCAAGAATAAAGTCAGACTGGTTGTATACAACACAACTGAAGTATCAAAGTACTGGTACAAATCTCCGCGGCGTTCCCGTCAGGGTGCCATGCCTACAGCTTCGTCGTAAAGCCATAAACGGATAAGGTAGCCGGTGTCGGCCAAAGACCTTAGCGCTTGGGCCTCCCTGTCATGACAAAGAGCAGGCCAAACCAACAAGACTGATATCACGACACGCCATGAACCGGTCAGGAGCTCTAAACCGCAACGTGCCATTTCACTTTCTCAAgcaggagggcgaggtggcAGTCGTTTCCGTGTTTGACCCCCACCTTTACGACAGTACCAGCGGGACGGACAAGTCTGTGCTTCTGCCTTTTGGTCCCCTGACTTTATCCGGATTGATGTTTAATACACGGATGGGGGTTGCGGTTGAGTCCATCCATGGGACGGGAGGAGTGCTGCCGTGTGGGGGTCAGATAATGTGGGGGTTTAGATGTTAAAAGGGAAACGGGAGCACTAAACGGAAGAGTCAGGAAGGGTGGTAGTTTAGAACATTGGATTGGATTGGCGGGATGGGGGTTCAATGAATGCAAGCTTggccgttggttgttggttgtgttATACTACAGATCCATCGGGTCTGGGCACTGCCGAACCAAGACAAGACAGTTAATAGAGGTGAGGTACAAGGAGTTAGACAAGGGAATATCTTGCAGTAATTTCACCTCACCTAACCACTACATTCAGAGTACAGTTACAGGCATATTCGACATGTTTACATTTTGTACTCGTGGCAAACCCGATTTGGTTCCAACGTGGCATAAAACGGATACCTTAGCAGGCGCCTTGggcagccttgagcttgagtTCTCTTTTTGCTCATGAATCGAACAAAAAACATTTACTAAAATGCGCGACTGGGTAGGTAGTCTATCCGATGTCAGTCTGGTGACTTGAATAGATTGCTGCTTGTCCATTGCTTTACCAATTATTATCCTACCAAAAGAGCCGCTCTCGGACGGGATTGCACCTATTACAGAAATAAACTAGCTTATCTCAGGGTGGCTCTCGGTTTTCCCACTTGGTAGTACGAAGTTCAGGCATTGCATAGAGGTCAGGACTCTTCGACCTGAGCTGCTTCAAGTTTCCGGAACAATAGGCTCGAACTTTGGAGGACATTTTTGTTTGTTACCTTCTCTCATTTCAATTCTAAGCTGCCGAACAAGAGAACCCGGAGAAAGACGCATTGTGCTTTAGATTTGATCTCCTCCATGGGCTGCTTACTTGTCAGGCCTACAAAATCGTTGCATGTGTGATACCTGAATCGACATGTACTTTTGTGGGTAATGTTGACCTGATGATAAGGGTCAAATAGGGGTAAAAGTGGATACCACGAGACTTGATATGGGCTGCAAGCTAGATGTCAACAGAAACCTGGAAGGTGTAAACATAAAATCTGTGTGACTGGACCACACTTCCATTCCTATCCAATTATGATATCTGTCTGTCTGACTCCTTCAGCTTTACTATAATCATACACATTCTGTCCCTCAAATTTATTTACACCCACGTTCTATCATCACTTGAATTAAAGCAACTCCGCCGCGGCACCGCCAATAGCCAGCTTGCCAgtctccttgaccttggtctGGAAGATGACCTTGTTTCCTTCCTTCCACATCTCGGTGACGAGGGTCTGACCGGGGTTTACTGTGCCCGCAAATCTGACCTTGACGTTCTTGAACTTGCCAAACTTCTCGTAGACGGCCTTGCCAGCAATACCAAAGAAGCACAGGCCGTGGAGGATGGGCACCTTGAAGCCACCCATCTTGGCGAAGCCGGGGTcgatgtggagggggttgtagTCACCGGACAACCGGTAGATGGCGGCCTGCTCCTCAGTGGTCTTCTCCTCGACAACGACATCCGGGGTGCGAGCGGGGGGCTTGTTGGCAGCGGTAGCGGCGCCACGGTCAGCAGGCTTCTTCTGCCCACCGAAACCACCGCACCCTCTGAGGAAGACGGTCATCTCGTTGTAAAAGATCTCCTCGCCAGTCTCagcgttggtggtggtgattccTTGCCTGACAATAGCGGCGTTGCCCTTGTCAACAACCTCGATGAGCTTACCCTTGGAGATGAGCTTGCCGGCGGTGGGGACTGGGTACTTCTTGACCTCGAGGTACTGCTCGCCGTGGAGGAGCATCatggggttgaagttgggaACGAGGTCGTCAAACGAGTAGGGGAACTCGGTATCGAATGGGGGAATGACGCCGAAGGTGGGGATGGCCTGGAAGTCCTCAGCACCCTCAAATACGTAGCGGAGATCGGTGCGCTTGGCACCGATACCAAGGTTGTAGAGCATGATGTCGCGCTCAGTGTAGTTGAACTCAGTTCCCTTGCTCTCAGTCTTGAGGGCTTCTTGCTGGGCTTGGAGGTATTTGTTATCGCCGCCGGCGCTCTGAAAATTGACACAACAGCAGTTAGAGATCAAGTTCAAAACGTTGAAGGCTCATACATCATTCCATCATTATTCTACACAAAACACTATATGGTGACTATGGTACATGAAAAATGGGGTGCTCATACCTTTCCCGAGCCGGACTTGTTCTCCATATTCGCCATGATCTTCTCGAGACTGTCCTGGGTCTTCGCGGGATGGTCGGCGCGGTTGTCaaaggtgatgatgtcgttccagttcttgacaacctcctcaggAGTCAGGGGAACGTCGACGGGGAAGCCGTGACCAGCAGTGCGCTGCCACCTGGTCTGGCCGACCCAACCGCTGCCAACCTCGTAGAGGCCACCGGTGGGGTTGGGAACCTTGTCGCTGGAGAGAGCGAGGACGAGAGGAGCGATGTAGTCGGGCTTGAAGGCCTGGACAAGCTCCTCGGGAAGGATGGTCTTGGTCATGGCAGTACCGGCGTTGGGGGCGATAGTATTGACGAAGATGTTGTACTTCGCACCCTCGAGCGCAAGAGCGCGAGAGAAGCCGAGAATGGCGCATTTCTACATTCAAGTTAGCATTTCAAACCATCTCACGTTCCACGAAAAGACTTACGGCAGCAGCGTAGTTGGCCTGGCCGAAGTTGCCATAGATACCactggtggaggtggtgttgacaaCACGGCCGTACTTCTGCTTGAGGAAGTAGGGCCAGGCAGCCTTGGTGACCTTGTAGGTACCGCGGGCATGGACGTTCATGACTGGGTCCCAGAGGTTGTCGTCCATGTTGGTGAAAGCCTTGTCGCGAAGGATACCGGCGTTGTTGATTACGATATCGATACGGCCAAAGGTGTCAATGGCAACCTTGACAACAGCATCACCGTCCTCGGCGGAGTACTTGGCACCGACAGCCTTTCCACCCATGGCCTTGATCTCATTGACAACATCGTCGGGGTTAACGAGATCGTTAACAACAACGGAAGCGCCAGCACGGGCAAAGGCCAAGCAGTAAGCACGGCCGATACCAGCACCGCCACCCGTGACGAGAGCAACACGGCCAGTGAAGTCAATCTTCTCACCTTGCTCGTTGGGGCCGAGCTTCTGAGACTCCTCCAAAAGGGTGAGGAAGTCGTTGGGTCCGCTGGGGTATTGTGGGTTGGAGAAGTCGGTGACCTTGTTCCACTTCTTGAGAATGGCACCAGGGGTGTAGGTGTCGTCGCACTTGAGGAGCAGGCCGCTGGACCTCTCCCATCTGAGCTTGGCGATGtgaccaccaccgacctcgAAGATAGAACCGCTCTCGCTAGTGTTGTTCTTGTGAACCAAAACGGCAACGAGGGGCACAACCCACTCAGGCTTCATGAGCGCGAGAACATCTGGGGGCATGACGGTCTCGGTCATGCGGCTGGCAGCAATGGGAGCAATGACGTTGGAGATAATGTTGTACTTGGCACCCTCCTTGGCGAGAGTCTCCGTGAAGCCAACCATGGCGAGCTTGGCGGCGGAGTAGTTGGCCTGGCCGAAGTTGCCGAACAgaccagcagcagaagcggTGTTGATGACGCGACCGAACTTTTGCTTGCGGAAGTGAGGCCAGGCGGCACGAGCGCACTTGTAGCTGCCCTTGACGTGGACCTTCATGATGAGGTCCCAGTCCACATCCTTCATGTTCTTGAAGCTGACATCGCGGAGGATAccggcgttgttgatgaggatatcGATGCGGCCGAAAGCCTTGATAGCAGTCTCGATGATCTTgtcaccatcctcgacgctGTTGTAGTTGGCAACGGCCTTGCCACCGGCGGCCTTGATCTCGTTGACGACAACATCGGCAGCCTGCATGACAAAACACTGTCAGCGATTGCCAATATCAGATTGAAGGCTGGCACGGAAGAACTCACCTTGGAGTCGTTACCCTCGCCCTTGAAAGAGCCGCCGAGGTCGTTGACAACGACACTGGCGCCGCGAGACGCAAAGAAAGTGGCATAAGCCTTGCCGAGaccgccgccagcgccggTGACGACAACGACTTGGCCGTCGTATCTCAACTGTTCCGCCATTGTGTATGTGTGGTGTGAGGAATGGTGgtgaaggaaaaggagagggaTTAGATTCGTGAGGTAAAACTATACGAATGGCGGTTAATAACGAGCCGGATGCATCTGTCTTCTAATAAAGACCCGTGGGTGTCCTTTGACGTCGGCAGGTGTGCTGGAGGGCAGCCAGATGACCCCTGTCCCCCTGTGTCCCAGTGCTGCCGGACTGTTAAGCCGAGGCACACGCGGTTGCCAGTGGCCGCATTCCATTCTCCACAGCCGTCTGTTTTGCCGAGAGCGGGGGCGCTAGTACCCCCAGCAGTTCCCTTTCTCCAGGTTCCATTTCTTCACATGCCATTCTGCAATTCGACCCATCCCCCTGTTGAATCCGTCCATCCCAAGCCTCAAACCCCGTGAGGACTTGCAGCGGGAGAGCTTATCCCCAACAGCCCAGCCGGGGTTAATGTTGAGCTGCTGCAGTTTTCCCTTCAGGGTTTCTATGCCTGCCCAGAAGCCTGTGGTTTTCCGTCCGGGAACGACACTTATGTACGAGTCATAATAGTCAACGTTATGTGTTGCCGGGGACCGACCTTGGCATCTCTTCTGAACAGACTATGAGATGTCAACTCGGTTCGGTTATAAAGACAAATCCAGGACTGCCCGGACGGACCGGACCACTCGGAGGGCCTGGGCTATTTCTGGGCCCGTCGGACGTGCAAGGCCGAGTTCGACATGTGGTAAGCCGGAGTGACCCTGGCGCAGAGTCACATGAGTCGAGCTTTGTGTGGCAGCAAGCGAGGTCAGCTTGAGTTCGGGGCTACCAAGCTGTGCAAAGACCTGCTTCTACTTGCTAAACCGAGAGTCTCAGGGGCTTCGATAGCCAGCTCGATGAGACCAATACCTTCCTTCTCACAGATGCCGACGCATGGCGGACATCGGCGAAAGATCCAGAGTTTGCTGTCAGCTCGAGCCTTATAGCTGAACGGGATTGGCCCGCCTGGAAGAATGAAGAAAGCGCAAACCCCAACCTCTAAACGCGGAGAAATCCTTTTCCCCACACTTTCCATCCCCACCAATTGCGGCTTCGACCCACTCCCACGCTCCAGAAGCTGCCCGCTGTCGTCATCGCTTTGGTCCTTTTCAAGACGTCGAGGCTTTGCAAGGCTGCAGCTGTGTCGCTGGACCACAGGTCCAACATCTGCAACACCAACCTTAATCTTCGAGAGAGCTGTATCCGTGTTTTGTTACGTAGCGAACCAGCAACAGTGTAGTCTTTCTGCTTTTTACACTCTCATTTTCTCCGCTTTTGGTATCTCCAGGACAGCCCAAGCGAAGAGCAACGCCCGGAGCTACCATTCGTACAGAACAGAGCTATaagaaagcaaaagcaaGAATGGCACAATCTTTTGACGTTCCGCTGCAGTCGCGAATCGTGGACGATAAATCGCCCATCTGCATCCCATTCATCCTGTCACGAATCGAGACCTACCAAAAACAGCACCCAAACACCTCCCGGCCATTCATCATCGGCCTGAACGGGGTCCAAGGGGTGGGCAAAACGACGCTGGTGCGGGCCCTGGCCGAGACCCTGCAGAGCCGGGAGGGGCTCCCGACGCTTGTCGTGAGCATCGACGATTTCTACCTGACGCATGCCGACCAGCTAGCCCTGGCGGCGGCCAACCCGGACAACCAGCTGGTGCAGTATCGTGGGGAACCCGGTACGTTGTGTTTTTCCTGATCCCCCGACCGATGTCTTGGCCCTCCGTCCCCCTATCCAGTCGATTGCAAAAAACTCGCATGTATCCCTAACCCTTCCGAGCAGGAACCCATGATATTCCCCTGttgacctccttcctctcctcactCACATCACCCTTCCCTCCCGAGGGCATCCACGTCCCCAGCTATGACAAGTCTCTATTCTCCGGCCTAGGCGACCGCgcacctccttcaacctgGACTCATatcacctccccacccaagATTGTGATTCTTGAGGGCTGGCTCGTTGGATTCCGTCCGCTGTCGCCTGTTGCTCTTGAAGCCAAGTATTGTTCTCCGACAAGCAAGACGCTCCACCGGCACTTGCCGGCTCATTTGATGTTTATCAACTCCTGCTTGGAGAAGTATCAACAGATATGGGACCAGTTTGACGCCTTCGTGCACGTTGATGCCGAGGATCTAGGCTGGGTGTATGAGTGGAGGATCCAGCAGGAGCAAGGCCTGCGGCGAGAGAAGGGGGTCGAAGGTGGCATGACAGATGAGCAGGTAAGGAAGTTTGTGGATTGCTACTTCCCAGCTTATGAGTTGTACATCGACGGGATCAGGAACGGGGTGCTTGGCGAGAGAAAAAAGGCGTGCCagctgaggttggtggtggggagagaCAGAGCGGTCAAGGAATCTTTGGTGATTTGACAATCTGCTGCCATATATCCTGGCGATTTTCATTCATAGATGGCTGTCTGTCTCTAGGGGTATCATACTTGGGGTACATTAGCTTTGGCACTGCAGCGACCAACGGGGAAGTAGTAATCACGCCAACATTATCATTGTACATAAACGAACCATGTAGAGTAGACAGGCCGGGGCCCTGTTGAGAAAAAGTAATACacagcaagaaaagaaataGCCCAGCACAGCTCCACTGCATAtggacagacagacaaaAGGTCACCACCTATCCACCGTTTCCTCCAGCCTCATCCGTCGTGCGCAAGTCTTTCCTTCTTCCGTGCCATAAAATCGTGTCGTAATTTCATTAATCATGTTTTCCCCATAGTCATGCAATGTTTTGACAAGTTCCGTGACGTTCCGCGTTAGATTCGTTACTGTCGTTAAAAACAGGGCTGCCGCCCCAGTCACTGTCGGTCGTTGATTAAGTTCAATGAAGCAATGAGAAGAACCCATAGAGACGAGAAGATATGGTCAGCTTCCTATACACACACCGGCACGCCTACGCCTACCTATCCGTAgccccatcaacaccacaaagtacaccctgcctgcctgccacTTATCCGTCGACGGCCTTTAAAACTCCAGGTCGGCATCTTTACCCTGCATCATGGTCTGACCCTCGTGTTTCAAGTCCTCCAGGGTCCGCCCAATTCCCTCAACCTTCCCGCGGACCGCCTCCTCTCTGGCAGATATCTCATCCTCGAACTGGGTGATAAGCTGCCTCTtatccctcctcgccttcctaAACTTTTGCACCACTGCGCCGAGTTGCTCCAGAAACCAGTCGCCTGCCTCGTCCCACTCATCAACAGAGATACGCGCGAAAAATTGGTGCTGGTCTATGCTTCCCTGGTTCTTGTAGTACTCCATTCTCTGCTCTATGCTGCCACCAGGATGCGGcggaggctgttgctgcttcaTGGCTGTTTGTTGTTCAATGACAGCTGCCGCCTGCGGGTCAAAATCGAAGGCCTCGTTTCGCAGATCAGAATAGCTCATCCTGTGTAGCTCAGCGTCGTTGTAATCCAGGCTCTGTCGGCGCTTGAGAGATTTCGTTGCCGGCTTCAGGGGCTCTTTGACAATGCGACGGTTGGAGCTGTTGGTGCGACCTAGCGGAGCAGAAATCGCGGCGGTAGCTACCAGGTCTTTCTTGACtgcaagaggaagagggaggacaGGGGGAGGCAGTTTCCGGGTGGCGACACGCGGCGTGTTTTGGAGGGCCTCCGTTAGCTCCTCCGGGTCAACGCCGCTGGTGGTAGCGAGAACCCCGGCACGGGTGTCGTTGAAATTGTGGTCGTCGTCAAACTCGAGAGGCGTCAGGTTCTCAAAGATGGTTGATCGCTTATGCTGCAGCTCACGCTCCTGCTCaacctctctttctctctggCGCTCTAGCTCGCGCTCGCGCTCACGTTGCCTTTCACGATCTCgtttccttctctcctcgaGACGGACCTGCTCGAGATGCTCACCCGCCTCAACTGCTCTCTCTGGAGACATGGAAACGCTCCCAGCACGCCTGGGAGAGTACTGACTTCCACTGGGTGAGTAGGTGGCGTTCTTGAGACCACGGGTGTCACGGTAAGGGAGACGGGTGCGTCTCAGTGCACTGTTCTTAGTGGGGGTCTCATAGATGGACCGGTCATCGTGATATGCATCATCAGTCTTGTCACTGCCAGGCGGGATAGTGGCCGCTGTACTGCTGGTTACAGGAACGGCgctttggtgatggggtgcAGCAACTACCGTAAGCATGCCATTGTCGGCAATAACAAATGGCAGGTTCTCATTGGTGGGccca is drawn from Podospora pseudocomata strain CBS 415.72m chromosome 1 map unlocalized CBS415.72m_1, whole genome shotgun sequence and contains these coding sequences:
- the MEF2 gene encoding Ribosome-releasing factor 2, mitochondrial (EggNog:ENOG503NV1B; COG:J), coding for MFTTVSSHACRHGQGKLLLRLLVLKNARLCNSNSSIGKGIRSYATEHAHHEARIENIRNIGIIAHVDAGKTTTTERMLYHSGRTRHIGNVDHGNTTTDFLPMERERGITIQSAAVTFQWPPKSVLPNGQESKTINLIDTPGHQDFRYEVDRCLPILDGAVCIMDGVKGVETHTERVWQSAHLSNIPRLLYVNKLDRDGASFKRAVQEAAARLKTWPLLCQIPWWQKDEFVGVIDVIHEVGLRFSKNSGAMTVVPKETLATHNPALKNEMEKARLQLIDKLSDQDEGIMEEYLERDINVSSGTIKKAIRRLIIDGEAKFTPVFAGSSLTNIGVQPLLEAVVDYLPNPSERPELRLITGSKTVTFSEFMETAPKKKGAPHQKPEPVLSVSHVFKVVDSGARGLMSWVRTYHGSLSRSSHMWNSNMNVFEKPQNIMHVSAKDYHDIPTLPTGHIGAMTGLKQARTGDTLLTFPGHQAQAPEAYRSVRIKAPETPPAVAFISIEPYTKTAGDKIVDALQRLSREDPSIRWHKDERSEQLILSGMGLLHLEIAQDRLLTHYKIEKETAIWGDIEVEYSECLFAPTRPHHHEYDRALRGVAGRAACTVLLEPLEACHHDTLLESSIERDGNVIHVSIPLPEDTDELPFDTETVRQQLFNGAIAGLSRGPRRSAPVRKCHVHITFDPEKDWSKNSTGGHITNAALFAVRAALKEAHENAQVGILEPFTNFTIHCPEEASHAIQHDISSARGGQVMEVRKPEEDDYSGSVDGQGGERIDLTRVYVPPDPYEGVQSLRDEGKKMSGSVRMLHIMGKAPLKEMMKYDGHLRSMTGGRHTLTLDPGEFELVTGPREKALALEG
- the FOX2 gene encoding bifunctional hydroxyacyl-CoA dehydrogenase/enoyl-CoA hydratase fox2 (COG:Q; EggNog:ENOG503NV6Q) → MAEQLRYDGQVVVVTGAGGGLGKAYATFFASRGASVVVNDLGGSFKGEGNDSKAADVVVNEIKAAGGKAVANYNSVEDGDKIIETAIKAFGRIDILINNAGILRDVSFKNMKDVDWDLIMKVHVKGSYKCARAAWPHFRKQKFGRVINTASAAGLFGNFGQANYSAAKLAMVGFTETLAKEGAKYNIISNVIAPIAASRMTETVMPPDVLALMKPEWVVPLVAVLVHKNNTSESGSIFEVGGGHIAKLRWERSSGLLLKCDDTYTPGAILKKWNKVTDFSNPQYPSGPNDFLTLLEESQKLGPNEQGEKIDFTGRVALVTGGGAGIGRAYCLAFARAGASVVVNDLVNPDDVVNEIKAMGGKAVGAKYSAEDGDAVVKVAIDTFGRIDIVINNAGILRDKAFTNMDDNLWDPVMNVHARGTYKVTKAAWPYFLKQKYGRVVNTTSTSGIYGNFGQANYAAAKCAILGFSRALALEGAKYNIFVNTIAPNAGTAMTKTILPEELVQAFKPDYIAPLVLALSSDKVPNPTGGLYEVGSGWVGQTRWQRTAGHGFPVDVPLTPEEVVKNWNDIITFDNRADHPAKTQDSLEKIMANMENKSGSGKSAGGDNKYLQAQQEALKTESKGTEFNYTERDIMLYNLGIGAKRTDLRYVFEGAEDFQAIPTFGVIPPFDTEFPYSFDDLVPNFNPMMLLHGEQYLEVKKYPVPTAGKLISKGKLIEVVDKGNAAIVRQGITTTNAETGEEIFYNEMTVFLRGCGGFGGQKKPADRGAATAANKPPARTPDVVVEEKTTEEQAAIYRLSGDYNPLHIDPGFAKMGGFKVPILHGLCFFGIAGKAVYEKFGKFKNVKVRFAGTVNPGQTLVTEMWKEGNKVIFQTKVKETGKLAIGGAAAELL
- a CDS encoding uncharacterized protein (EggNog:ENOG503P4CG; COG:S; BUSCO:EOG09261ONU), with translation MAQSFDVPLQSRIVDDKSPICIPFILSRIETYQKQHPNTSRPFIIGLNGVQGVGKTTLVRALAETLQSREGLPTLVVSIDDFYLTHADQLALAAANPDNQLVQYRGEPGTHDIPLLTSFLSSLTSPFPPEGIHVPSYDKSLFSGLGDRAPPSTWTHITSPPKIVILEGWLVGFRPLSPVALEAKYCSPTSKTLHRHLPAHLMFINSCLEKYQQIWDQFDAFVHVDAEDLGWVYEWRIQQEQGLRREKGVEGGMTDEQVRKFVDCYFPAYELYIDGIRNGVLGERKKACQLRLVVGRDRAVKESLVI
- a CDS encoding uncharacterized protein (EggNog:ENOG503P75Y; COG:S); translated protein: MRMRMMPTAKKKLGAIGLFGRTGGDSSPRAGAVGLPATSAPASALSGKNHPLSNGHATNNAQQQQQPLPQLQPPHEILATGRQLDKHDTPGTATAASRSIPVFKGLSGHYSSVAPSTHHHGQPPPTSMSRSLPAQHFHPMQRTRTTASDTAACEPPRGQNAWEDSTVASMFNDTESRAASDRTHTRQASNARPFSSTDAAGGFPPPVGTYQRQHQALPPPPAPAQTSRRELQHHQPHQHQQQHGPTNENLPFVIADNGMLTVVAAPHHQSAVPVTSSTAATIPPGSDKTDDAYHDDRSIYETPTKNSALRRTRLPYRDTRGLKNATYSPSGSQYSPRRAGSVSMSPERAVEAGEHLEQVRLEERRKRDRERQRERERELERQREREVEQERELQHKRSTIFENLTPLEFDDDHNFNDTRAGVLATTSGVDPEELTEALQNTPRVATRKLPPPVLPLPLAVKKDLVATAAISAPLGRTNSSNRRIVKEPLKPATKSLKRRQSLDYNDAELHRMSYSDLRNEAFDFDPQAAAVIEQQTAMKQQQPPPHPGGSIEQRMEYYKNQGSIDQHQFFARISVDEWDEAGDWFLEQLGAVVQKFRKARRDKRQLITQFEDEISAREEAVRGKVEGIGRTLEDLKHEGQTMMQGKDADLEF